The window AGCAGGCTGTGTTCCGAAACGTTATGCTGCCCGGAGATTTGGGGCGGCTGGCCCGGCGGTGGCTCGCTCACAATCGGGAAACGGCTTCGCCAAGCGCGGTGGCGGCATCCGGTGATGCGTCCCAGCTCATGACGAAGCGTGCTGCATCGGCGCCCCAGTCGTAAAACCCGAAGCCCTGCGCGCGCAAAAGTTCACGTTCGGCAGCGGTGCAGCGCAGGAACACCTCGTTGGCCTCGATCGGATGCATCAGGCGATCTTCCGCGCCCGCCAGACTGGCTGCCGCGTGGTTTGCCGCGCGGGCGTTTTCCAGCCAGAGATCGTCTGTCAGCATGGCCTCGATCTGCGCCGCCAGAAACCGCCCCTTGGATTGCAGATGCCCCGCACGCTTGCGCCGATACCGCGCCTCGCGCGCAGCATCAGGATTGCGGGCCGTGTCGAAAAACACGATGGCTTCCGCATTCATGCCGCCGTTTTTTACAAACCCGAAACTCAGCGCGTCCGCCCCGCCGATTGCTTCTGCCGGCGAGCATCCGAGATAGGCAACCGCATTGCCGAAGCGCGCGCCGTCGACATGGAAACCCAGATCCCGCTCATGCGCAAGCCGGCGCAGAGCCGCAATCTCGTCCGGCTTGTAGGCACAGCCGTATTCGCTGACCTGCGTGACCGAGATAGCGTGCGGCTGCACCTGGTGCACATCGTCGCGGATCGGGTCGATCACTACGCGTACGGTATCCGGCGTCAGTTTTGCCGAAGGACCATCGGCCAGCAACAGCTTCGCGCCATGCAGGTAAAAGCCCGGCGCACCGCCCTCGTCCGCCTCGATATGCGCCTCGCGGTGGCAGACGACGCCGCCGTAGGGCGGACACATCGTCGCCAGCGCCAGGCAGTTCGCCGCCGTTCCAGTCGCCACCCACAACACCGCGCATTCGCGCCCGAACAGCGCGGTCACATGCGCGTCGAGCCTCGCGGAAACCGCGTCCCCGTCATACGGCGCGTCCTGCGCATCGGCGGCGCGCATCGCGTCCCACACCTTTGGATGAACCGGCGCGGCATTATCGGACAGGAACTGGCGGCCCTGATGCGGAACGGGATTGGTGGCTGGCTGCATCACGGAACGGCCATAGTCGGCCTTGCGTTGGGTGCAAGAAGGAGAACATCTGCATGACTGTTGAAAACACCACTGAAAACATGGGCGCCGACGTCGAAATCACCCACCACGAAGAAGCCTCGGAAGGGGAATATCGCGCTTCTCCCGCCGACAATGATGCGGTTGGACGGCTGACTTACAAGAAGCGAGGCAACGTCCGGATCGCGGATCACACACGGGTGCCTGACGAAATCGGCGGGCGCGGTATCGCGGCGCAGCTGGTCGACCGGCTGGTGGCCGATGCCCGGGCGGAAGGGTTCAAGATTCGCCCGCAATGTTCCTACGTCGAAGCGAAGTTCCGCCGCAATCCCGATTGGGCGGATTTACGTGCCGAAATCGAGAGCTGAACATCAGCCTGCCGGGCGCGCCGAGATCGTTGACGCGGGCGGCGCGTCCACCAGCTCGCTGAAATCCGTCTGCGCGATGCTTTCCAGAATGGCGGTGCGCAGGCTTTGTGCACGATCGAGCGAAATGCCGGTGATAGATAGCTTACCGCCCGCCAACCCCAGATGCAGCGTGGCATAGCCGCGCCATTTGGTGATCGGCCCTTGCGCGATCTCGACCGATTGCAGCTTCACCCGGCTGGCGACTGCAAGTTTCGGTGCAAGCCAGCCCTCGCGGCGGAATAGCTGCGTTTCGCTTAGCGCGTGACGTTCGAACCGCCACAGAAACGCCTGCCGCATTACCTGCAGCGCTCCGATTGCGAGTGGGATTATGGCGAACCAAGGGTAATCGGACAGCGCGACACCCAGCGCAACCACCCCCATGAACAACCCGTTCAAAACCGCGCTATCGAAGCGGTAGCGACTGCTTGCTCGATGCCAGTCGAGATCGCCCTGCGGCAGCGCGAAATTGGCCGCTGCGGCGATTGGGCGAATTTCCTCCACCTTGGCAAACGGAGCGACCACGTGATTCGCACTGCCTGAATCCTGCGCGAGGCTGACGAATTTCAGATTATGCCAGCCAAACCGGCGGCGGATCAGCCCGGTGCCCACGGTTACCGCCTGAACCCGGTGCGCCGGCATGACCACGTCAGTTTTCGTCAACAATCCGCGCCGCCTGCGAAATCCCTTCTCCGTTCGGTCGAGGCGGAAGTTCCATTCGCGCAAAGTAGTTCGCACCAGCCCCGTCGCCACGCCCAGCACGGCCACGGAAAGCAGCGCCATGACGATCCCGATGGCTTGGGCCATCGGCCCGAGCGAAGCAATCTGTTCGCCCGGCCCAACCATCAATTCCTTCCAGAATGACGATTCCCACACATCGAATGGCAGCGCGTCGCCATATTGCTGCAGCAGGCCAAACAACACCGCAAAAACGGCAAGCGAGAACTCGAACAATCCGAATGTCAGAATGCGCTTGGGCGGCATGGCAAATAATGGCGGCGGCTCCTGCAGCGGCGACTCGCTATCGTCCGCAGCCGGGGCAGCCTCATGCCCATCGCGCCGCGCTCGCACGGTTTCGCGCAGCCGTTCGCCCTCATCCTCCGTCAGATAGGCCAGCGCCAACTCGTCCTTGCCGCCAGCGCCGGTTTCGAACCGCACCTGCACCAGCCCGAACAGGCGCGGCAGCAGCCCCTGTTCGAGGCTGACATCCTGGATGCGTTCATACGGAACAGAGCGGGCCTGACGGCTGACGATACCCGCTTCGACTCTGATGTCGGTTTCACCGACGATATATGTGCGGCGGCGCCAGCTGAGCCATGCGAAAAACAACATCAGCAACGCGACACCGACGGCAAGCCCGCCGATATACAGATACTCCCGGCTGACCAGATCGCCTGCAAAGGCAACCGCCGCCAACCCGAACAATGCGTTGGGCAGGCCTTTCAACGTACCGATGGCAATGCTGGCAGGATGGGTCCGCAGCCCCTCGCCCACCGAGGTGGCGGAGCCTGTGCTTTGCGTTTCGGATGCGGCCACCGGCTCTTCCGGATGCGGGATCGCGGTCACAGCGTTTCGCGCTTGATATGGGCGCGGATCTCCTCGCGCATGGCGTTGGCATCGTCGGTCGCGAGGCCCGGCAGATTGACCGAGGCGTTGTGGCTGCCAGCGGTATGCAGGGTGAGGTTGGACAGTCCGAAAGCACGTTCCAGCGGCCCTTGGCCGACGTCGATATGCTGCACCCGTCCGAACGGCACCACGGTATCTGACCGGAACCAGATGCCGCGCACCACGCGCAGCCGGTCCGCGCCCATCGTATAACCGCGCGCATGGTATCGGCGCATCGGAATCCTGATGATCACCAAGGCCGCGAGGAGCAGCACCGGGATGAAAAACACCCCGGTCCAACCCGGCACAACGAATTCCAGCACACCCGCCCCGATCACGACAATCGCGGCAAGGATCGACAATTCGATCCGCAGCACGGTGCGATATCGCGGATCGAGCTCAGTCAACGGCGCATCGCCGGTGTTGGACGGCGGCGTGGCCACGGGCGCGGTAGTTTCGATATCCATGGAAGCTGTTTCGCGTGCCGGTACGGGAAAGGCAATTTTTTGTTTCGCCTCAAGCGCCGGCGGTCGCATTCGCTTCCTTAGGCTATCCTCGCGCTTCGCGCTGCGGGCGGCCCTTTGGGCCTATGACTGCCGTAACCTGGAACCGGATCCAAGATTGCGAGGGTAACGCAAGTTCGGTCCGCGACCAGCGGACCGCAAGGCCGAACGGCCGCCCGAGCTTATGCGAGGAAGCCAAGCGAGCGGATGCGAGCGCCCGGCGTTTGAGGGGCTAAACAAAAAAACAAATGGTGCTGCTGGAGGGAATCGAACCCTCGGCCTCTCCCTTACCAAGGGAGTGCTCTACCTCTGAGCTACAGCAGCCGGGCCGGCGCATGGATACGCGCTGGCTTACAGGGGGCGCGCTATTGTCGCGAGGCCTTGCAAAGTCAAGTTAAGCTTGTGCGGGCGGTCGCTGCCGACCATGTTGATGTGATGACGATTGGCAACGATTCATCGCGGGACGAGCGGCTGGCGGCAAAACTGCGGGAGAACCTGAAGCGGCGCAAGACCCAGGCGCGCCAGATGGAAAGGGATGCGCAGCAATCTAAGCTTCCCAAACCGGCGTCCGAAAGCTAACCCGCATTGCTCCCGAACCGTCGCGGTTCGAATTTTTCGGAGCTTGCCTTGCCCACACTCATCCTCGTCCGTCACGGCCAGAGCGAATGGAACCTCCAGAACCGTTTCACCGGCTGGTGGGATGTCGATCTGACCGACAAGGGCGTGTCCGAGGCGAAAGCGGCGGGCGCTTTGCTAAAAGAACGCGGCGTTCTGCCCACGATCTGCTTCACATCTGTGCAGACCCGCGCCATCCGCACCGCGCATCTAGCCTTGCTGGAAGCGGGCCGGGTGTGGATCCCGGTGACTCGCGACTGGCACCTGAACGAGCGGCATTATGGCGGGCTGACCGGGCTGGACAAGCAGGAAACCCGCGACAGGCACGGCGACGAGCAGGTGCATATCTGGCGCCGCAGCTTCGACACGCCGCCCCCGCCGATCGAGCCGGGCAGCCAGTATGATCCGGCCAACGACGTGCGGTATGAAGGTATCGATGTGCCATCGGCCGAAAGCCTGAAAATGACCATCGAGCGGGTGCTGCCCTATTGGGAAGCGGAAATACTGCCTGTGCTGGCCAGCGGCGAGACGGTGGTGATTTCCGCCCACGGCAATTCCCTGCGCGCGCTGGTCAAGCATCTCTCCGATATTTCCGACGAAGATATAACGGGCCTGGAAATCCCGACCGGGCAGCCGATCATCTATGAATTCGATGATCGCATGCAGCCGGGCGAAATGCGCTATCTGAAGGATATTTGAGATGGCCGCGCACCAGCCCTCCGCACAGAAACCCGAAGTCGTGATCTGCATGGGCAGCCAGTCCGACTGGCCGACTATGCGGAAATGCGCCGATGTGCTGGCGCATCTCGACGTCCCGCACGAAGCGCGCATCGTGTCGGCCCACCGCACCCCCGACCGGATGGTGGAATTTGCGAAATCGGCCGAGGCGGAAGGGGTAAAAGTCATCATTGCCGGTGCTGGCGGCGCGGCGCATCTGCCCGGCATGATCGCCGCGATGACGCAGCTTCCGGTGCTGGGCGTGCCGGTGCAGTCAAAAGCGCTTTCCGGGCAGGACAGCCTGCTTTCCATCGTGCAGATGCCCGCCGGCGTGCCGGTCGGCACACTTGCCATCGGGGAAGCGGGCGCGACCAATGCCGGGCTGATGGCAGCGGCCATCCTGGCGCTGGGCGATACAGGCCTCGCAGACCGTCTCAAGGCATGGCGCGCCGCACGCAGCGATGCCGTGGCCGACCATCCGTCTGACTGATCGGGCCTGCGAATGAGCGATAACGCGACACTGAAACCCGGCTCCACCATCGGGATATTGGGCGGCGGGCAGCTGGGCCGGATGCTGGCGATCGAGGCGGCCTATCTGGGCTACCGTGTGATCACCTACGCACCGGAAGCGCACAGCGTAGCGGCGCAGGTCAGCAACGACGTGTTTCAGAACAAGTGGAACGATAGCGCGGCGATGGCGGCGTTTGCCGCGCAGTGCGATGTGGTGACGTGGGAATTCGAAAACGTGCCGGTCGAACCACTTGCCCCGCTGGAAAGCTTGCTCGCCCCGCATCCGCGCGCGCTGGAAACAGCGCAGGACCGGCTGGCGGAAAAACGCTTCGTCGAACAATTGGGCGGGCGCACCGCGCCTTACGCATCGGTCGAGACCACCGCCGATCTCGATGCCGCGATCGACCGCATCGGCGCGCCCGGCATCCTTAAGACCCGGCGCGACGGTTATGACGGCAAGGGTCAGTGGCGCATCGAATCGCGCCATGACGCGGATGGCATCGCGCTACCCGGCACGCCGTGCATTTACGAAGGCCTGGTCACGTTCGAGGCGGAGTTCTCCGTCATCCTGGTGCGCGGACAGAACGGCGAAATCCGGTTTTGGGACAGCGCGGAAAATACCCACGAAGGCGGCATCCTTACTCGCTCTACCCTGCCCCCGTGCAAGGCAGTCGCCGATCAGGTCGAGGCTGCGCGCGAGCTGGCGCGGCAGGTGGCGGATGCGTTGGAATATACCGGCGTGTTGACGGCGGAATTTTTCGCCACGGCAGACGGCCCGGTGTTCAACGAGATCGCGCCGCGCGTACACAATTCGGGCCACTGGACCATCGAAGGCGCGGTCACCAGCCAGTTCGCCAATCACATCCGTGCCATCTGCGGTCTGCCTCTCGGCGACACCACCACCACCGCGCCGCAAATCGAGATGGAAAACATCATCGGCAAGGCAGCTGGGACCGCCACTGACCTGCTAGCCGAGTCCGGCGCGCATCTGCATCTCTACGGCAAGACCAAGGCGCGCAAGGGCCGCAAGATGGGCCATGTCACGCGCATCGGGCACGATCCGGTAGCGCCAGCGGAATGAGCGATTCCGACGCATCCGAGATCTTCATGGTTTATGCCCGCGCTGCCAATGGCGTGATCGGGCGCGACGGAACGCTGCCATGGCATATTCCCGCCGACCTCAAGCGCTTCAGGGCGCTAACGCTAGGCCGTCCGATGGTGATGGGCCGCAAGACTTTCGAAAGCCTGCCCGGCCTGTTGCCGGGTCGTCGCCATATCGTGCTGACGCGGCGTGACAGCTTCCATCCGGACGGCGTGGACATTGCCCATTCCGTCGCCGAGGCGCGCGCCATGGCAGCACAGGACAATACCAGCGGGCAAGTTGCCGTCATCGGCGGGGCAGCGGTTTACGACGCCTTTCGCAAACTGGCGGACCGCATCGAGGTGACCGAGATCCACGCCGATTTCGACGGCGATACCGTAATGAAGCCGCTCGGCGCGACGTGGGAAGTCACCGCGCGCGAGGATCATCCGGCAGAGGGAGACAGGCCTGCTTTCTCCTTCGTAACCTATCGCCGGACCGCCCCCGGACCAGCCGCCTGATGCGCTGGCTCGATCACCGTGACGAGGTTCCCAAACCCTTGCGCGGCGCGATAATCGCGCTCGGCAATTTCGACGGGTTCCACCGCGGACACCAGGCGGTAGCAGGCGAAGCGATCGACTGGGCGCGCAGCGAAGGTCGCCCTTCCATTGTTGCCACCTTCGACCCGCATCCGGTGCGCTTCTTCAAACCCGACGTACCGCCGTTTCGCCTGACCACGCTGGAGCAACGGCAGGAGCTTTATCTGGCCGCCGGAGCAAGCGCGATGCTAGTGTTCCATTTCGACGCGGAACTGGCCGGGACCAGCGCCGAGGACTTCATCACCGAGCTGCTGGTAAGCCGCTTTGGCGCGCATGGCGTGGTGACGGGAGACGATTTCACTTTCAGCAAGGGCGCGCGCGGTAATGTCGCGATGCTGCGCAAAACGGGCACTTCCGCCGGTCTGCATTCGCGCACTGTGTCCCCAGTTGGCGACCAAGGCGCGGTCGTATCCTCCAGCCGCATCCGCGAGGCGTTGCGCAATGGCGATCCTGAAACCGCCGCCGCCCTGCTGACCCGCCCATTCGCGATTCGCGGTATCGTGGAACATGGCGACAAGGTGGGCCGCACCATCGGTTATCCCACAGCCAACATCGCACTGGAAACCTATCTCCGCCCGAAATACGGCATCTATGCCGTCACCGGGCGCGTGCTGGCCACCGGCGAGGTGCTGAAAGGCGCGGCCAATATCGGCATCCGCCCGCAGTTCGAACCGCCCAAGGAATTGCTCGAACCGCATTTCTTTGACTTCGACGGCGATCTCTACGGGCAGGAGATCGAGGTGGCGTTCCACCACTTCCTGCGCGGCGAGGCGAAGTTCGATTCGCTGGACGAACTCATCTCGCAGATGGACAAGGACTGCGAACGCGCGCGCCACCTGCTGGCATAACATATCCGTTGGCCGGGAACGGCGCGGCGCGCGAACCGGTTGGTAAAGCAAACCATCGACGAAATACCCGCATTGGAGCGCCCGCATGCCCATTCCCGACACCATCGAAGCCCAGCAGCAAGCTTACAGAAACAGCAAACCTTCCTTCCTCGGACGCGGGATCGAGCGGTTGACCAATCCGGTCGGCAAGACTCTGGCAAATCTGGTGCCCAAGTCGCTGATGGAAGGGGTTCTCAAAGGCATCGACAGCGCGATGAGCGTGCCCGCATTGCTCGATTTCGATCACGACAAGGCTGACTTTGCCGCCAGCCAGAAGGCGGCGCGCAAGGTTGAGCGCTATGCCCGCAGCATCAACGCCGCCAGCGGCGCAGCGGCAGGGTTCGCCGGCGCGCTGACCGCCAGTGCGGATATTCCCGCCACCATTGCAGTCGCGCTGCGGAACATCCGCGATACCGGACGCGCCTATGGCTACGAGGGTGATGGCAAGCGCGAACAGG of the Alteripontixanthobacter maritimus genome contains:
- a CDS encoding threonine aldolase family protein, whose amino-acid sequence is MQPATNPVPHQGRQFLSDNAAPVHPKVWDAMRAADAQDAPYDGDAVSARLDAHVTALFGRECAVLWVATGTAANCLALATMCPPYGGVVCHREAHIEADEGGAPGFYLHGAKLLLADGPSAKLTPDTVRVVIDPIRDDVHQVQPHAISVTQVSEYGCAYKPDEIAALRRLAHERDLGFHVDGARFGNAVAYLGCSPAEAIGGADALSFGFVKNGGMNAEAIVFFDTARNPDAAREARYRRKRAGHLQSKGRFLAAQIEAMLTDDLWLENARAANHAAASLAGAEDRLMHPIEANEVFLRCTAAERELLRAQGFGFYDWGADAARFVMSWDASPDAATALGEAVSRL
- a CDS encoding GNAT family N-acetyltransferase; protein product: MTVENTTENMGADVEITHHEEASEGEYRASPADNDAVGRLTYKKRGNVRIADHTRVPDEIGGRGIAAQLVDRLVADARAEGFKIRPQCSYVEAKFRRNPDWADLRAEIES
- a CDS encoding PH domain-containing protein, whose protein sequence is MTAIPHPEEPVAASETQSTGSATSVGEGLRTHPASIAIGTLKGLPNALFGLAAVAFAGDLVSREYLYIGGLAVGVALLMLFFAWLSWRRRTYIVGETDIRVEAGIVSRQARSVPYERIQDVSLEQGLLPRLFGLVQVRFETGAGGKDELALAYLTEDEGERLRETVRARRDGHEAAPAADDSESPLQEPPPLFAMPPKRILTFGLFEFSLAVFAVLFGLLQQYGDALPFDVWESSFWKELMVGPGEQIASLGPMAQAIGIVMALLSVAVLGVATGLVRTTLREWNFRLDRTEKGFRRRRGLLTKTDVVMPAHRVQAVTVGTGLIRRRFGWHNLKFVSLAQDSGSANHVVAPFAKVEEIRPIAAAANFALPQGDLDWHRASSRYRFDSAVLNGLFMGVVALGVALSDYPWFAIIPLAIGALQVMRQAFLWRFERHALSETQLFRREGWLAPKLAVASRVKLQSVEIAQGPITKWRGYATLHLGLAGGKLSITGISLDRAQSLRTAILESIAQTDFSELVDAPPASTISARPAG
- a CDS encoding PH domain-containing protein encodes the protein MRPPALEAKQKIAFPVPARETASMDIETTAPVATPPSNTGDAPLTELDPRYRTVLRIELSILAAIVVIGAGVLEFVVPGWTGVFFIPVLLLAALVIIRIPMRRYHARGYTMGADRLRVVRGIWFRSDTVVPFGRVQHIDVGQGPLERAFGLSNLTLHTAGSHNASVNLPGLATDDANAMREEIRAHIKRETL
- the gpmA gene encoding 2,3-diphosphoglycerate-dependent phosphoglycerate mutase gives rise to the protein MPTLILVRHGQSEWNLQNRFTGWWDVDLTDKGVSEAKAAGALLKERGVLPTICFTSVQTRAIRTAHLALLEAGRVWIPVTRDWHLNERHYGGLTGLDKQETRDRHGDEQVHIWRRSFDTPPPPIEPGSQYDPANDVRYEGIDVPSAESLKMTIERVLPYWEAEILPVLASGETVVISAHGNSLRALVKHLSDISDEDITGLEIPTGQPIIYEFDDRMQPGEMRYLKDI
- the purE gene encoding 5-(carboxyamino)imidazole ribonucleotide mutase is translated as MAAHQPSAQKPEVVICMGSQSDWPTMRKCADVLAHLDVPHEARIVSAHRTPDRMVEFAKSAEAEGVKVIIAGAGGAAHLPGMIAAMTQLPVLGVPVQSKALSGQDSLLSIVQMPAGVPVGTLAIGEAGATNAGLMAAAILALGDTGLADRLKAWRAARSDAVADHPSD
- a CDS encoding 5-(carboxyamino)imidazole ribonucleotide synthase; protein product: MSDNATLKPGSTIGILGGGQLGRMLAIEAAYLGYRVITYAPEAHSVAAQVSNDVFQNKWNDSAAMAAFAAQCDVVTWEFENVPVEPLAPLESLLAPHPRALETAQDRLAEKRFVEQLGGRTAPYASVETTADLDAAIDRIGAPGILKTRRDGYDGKGQWRIESRHDADGIALPGTPCIYEGLVTFEAEFSVILVRGQNGEIRFWDSAENTHEGGILTRSTLPPCKAVADQVEAARELARQVADALEYTGVLTAEFFATADGPVFNEIAPRVHNSGHWTIEGAVTSQFANHIRAICGLPLGDTTTTAPQIEMENIIGKAAGTATDLLAESGAHLHLYGKTKARKGRKMGHVTRIGHDPVAPAE
- a CDS encoding dihydrofolate reductase: MSDSDASEIFMVYARAANGVIGRDGTLPWHIPADLKRFRALTLGRPMVMGRKTFESLPGLLPGRRHIVLTRRDSFHPDGVDIAHSVAEARAMAAQDNTSGQVAVIGGAAVYDAFRKLADRIEVTEIHADFDGDTVMKPLGATWEVTAREDHPAEGDRPAFSFVTYRRTAPGPAA
- a CDS encoding bifunctional riboflavin kinase/FAD synthetase; amino-acid sequence: MRWLDHRDEVPKPLRGAIIALGNFDGFHRGHQAVAGEAIDWARSEGRPSIVATFDPHPVRFFKPDVPPFRLTTLEQRQELYLAAGASAMLVFHFDAELAGTSAEDFITELLVSRFGAHGVVTGDDFTFSKGARGNVAMLRKTGTSAGLHSRTVSPVGDQGAVVSSSRIREALRNGDPETAAALLTRPFAIRGIVEHGDKVGRTIGYPTANIALETYLRPKYGIYAVTGRVLATGEVLKGAANIGIRPQFEPPKELLEPHFFDFDGDLYGQEIEVAFHHFLRGEAKFDSLDELISQMDKDCERARHLLA
- a CDS encoding EcsC family protein, translating into MPIPDTIEAQQQAYRNSKPSFLGRGIERLTNPVGKTLANLVPKSLMEGVLKGIDSAMSVPALLDFDHDKADFAASQKAARKVERYARSINAASGAAAGFAGALTASADIPATIAVALRNIRDTGRAYGYEGDGKREQVFRLQVLELAALDDPEDRKARLDMLENDIADDGSLTPIATQSIEPLVDQIVERVSRAIAFATFRRRAGMLVPLIGSAVGGFVNSQFQQDVSKAARYAFQARRIAQGE